The following proteins are co-located in the Argopecten irradians isolate NY chromosome 9, Ai_NY, whole genome shotgun sequence genome:
- the LOC138331428 gene encoding uncharacterized protein isoform X3 — protein sequence MRSLYRYPIEEFPYVSLRNQNVERENTDTEFEIMDTGVFDKGRYWDIYTEYGKDTSGSLICSYTLHNRSDESACISVIPQFWYRNTWAGQSSSDTPRPTLSQTSPFVLEADYTLGSFVIRLGVDDAERPPEIVFTENDYKITSGLSKRKGRPYYKDAFHHYVVHGEKDAVRREGPTTKCAAVYQLTVPPGGHKKVCWWLYPKHNCNDKNLWDVSNHVEEVIEQRSMAACTFYKSMFPVTWGKKWSNVARQACAGLLWHKQYYGYNVSEWLEKVHRREKQELGCCGVLKKTRNVSTIRNNQWSHFNAHDIISVPDKWEFPWFAPWDTAFQMIPLMRLDTEFAKNQLLLLLSDRYLHPSGQMPGCEYDFGDMNPPIHAWSVLKVYRFGGSEDKDFLQQAFNRLSLNYNWMLKEKCLWNQHIFHGGFLGLDNISAINRSAPRPDDTEMEQADATGWMALYSLNMMEMALELGHTDSALSFLQEFVKISQALNLDIGCGGLWHNEDKFYYDVLSKKGHRSVIQLRSLVGLIPMVACTVIGQSDNTKGQPFYTHLEQLCHEHSNYIWKMNDGRFALSVVPHTRLDSILNYLTDEKEFLSPYGVRSLSKYYDENPYEFIPGENPAKYSPGESNSETFGGNSNWRGPVWLCMNYILVEALQTHHIMCDGELTVCITSGQTLNLQAVAIEICNRIVSLFLPKDGRRPLHGDDMKYRTDPLWKDLVLFYEYFHAETGRGCGASHQTGWTSLIVEFFYKILND from the exons ATGCGGTCGCTGTACAGGTATCCCATAGAGGAATTCCCCTATGTCAGTCTCCGCAACCAGAATGTCGAAAGGGAAAACACAGATACAGAATTTGAAATCATGGACACTG GTGTGTTTGATAAAGGCCGTTACTGGGACATCTACACAGAGTATGGTAAAGATACTAGTGGTAGTCTGATCTGTTCTTATACCCTCCACAACAGGTCTGATGAGTCAGCCTGTATCTCTGTCATCCCACAGTTCTGGTACAG AAACACATGGGCTGGCCAATCCTCGAGTGATACACCTCGTCCTACACTGTCACAGACATCTCCTTTTGTACTGGAAGCTGATTACACACTGG GGTCATTTGTAATTAGGCTTGGTGTTGATGATGCAGAGCGGCCACCAGAAATAGTATTTACAGAGAACGATTATAAGATCACTTCAGGTCTCTCCAAGCGTAAAGGGCGGCCATATTATAAGGATGCCTTCCATCACTATGTTGTCCATG GAGAAAAGGACGCAGTACGACGGGAAGGACCTACGACGAAATGTGCTGCTGTTTATCAGCTGACAGTGCCCCCTGGTGGTCACAAAAAAGTTTGCTGGTGGCTGTATCCAAAACACAACTGTAACGACAAAAATCTGTGGGACGTCTCGAATCACGTCGAGGAGGTCATTGAACAGAGGTCAATGGCTGCCTGTACATTTTATAAGTCG ATGTTTCCAGTGACGTGGGGTAAGAAGTGGTCTAACGTGGCGAGACAGGCCTGTGCTGGACTACTCTGGCACAAACAGTACTATGGTTATAATGTCTCCGAGTGGCTCGAGAAAGTCCACAGGAGAGAGAAACAAGAGCTCGGCTGCTGTGGAGTGTTAAAGAAAACAAGAAACGTATCGACCATCAGGAATAATCAGTGGTCACACTTCAACGCACATGACATCATATCTGTTCCAGATAAATGGGAATTTCCGTGG TTCGCCCCATGGGATACAGCCTTCCAGATGATTCCTTTGATGAGGCTTGATACAGAGTTTGCCAAGAACCAGTTGCTGCTACTTCTGTCTGATCGATATCTTCATCCTTCAGGACAG ATGCCCGGATGCGAGTACGATTTTGGAGATATGAATCCACCTATACATGCTTGGTCAGTTCTCAAAGTGTACAGATTTGGTGGTTCTGAAGATAAGGACTTCTTACAGCAGGCTTTCAACAGACTCAGCCTCAATTATAACTG GATGTTGAAGGAGAAATGCCTGTGGAACCAACACATATTCCATGGAGGATTCTTGGGACTGGATAACATCAGCGCTATAAATAGATCAGCGCCCCGCCCTGATGATACAGAAATGGAACAA GCAGACGCCACTGGTTGGATGGCTTTGTATTCCCTCAATATGATGGAGATGGCTCTAGAACTCGGACACACAGACTCAGCTTTATCGTTTCTACAGGAGTTTGTAAAGATATCCCAGGCCTTAAACCTGGACATTGGATGTGGAG GTCTCTGGcacaatgaagacaaattcTACTATGATGTGTTGTCAAAGAAAGGTCATAGATCAGTGATACAGCTGCGTTCTTTGGTCGGCCTTATTCCCATGGTAGCCTGCactgtgattggtcagtcaGATAACACAAAGGGTCAGCCGTTTTATACACATCTTGAACAGCTGTGTCATGAGCACTCTAATTAC atCTGGAAGATGAATGATGGACGATTCGCTCTATCAGTTGTACCCCACACAAGACTGGACTCAATCCTTAACTACCTCACAGATGAGAAAGAGTTCTTATCGCCATACGGAGTTCGCTCCCTTTCTAAG TATTATGATGAAAACCCATATGAATTTATTCCTGGGGAGAATCCAGCGAAATATTCCCCTGGTGAGTCAAATTCAGAAACATTTGGTGGCAATAGTAATTGGAGAGGACCAGTGTGGCTCTGTA TGAACTATATACTTGTGGAAGCTCTACAAACTCACCATATTATGTGTGATGGAGAATTGACCGTCTGCATTACCTCTGGCCAAACTCTCAACCTACAGGCTGTTGCCATAGAGATTTGTAATAGAATTGTGTCTCTATTCTTGCCAAAAGATGGACGGAGACCTTTACATG GAGACGACATGAAGTACCGAACCGACCCTCTGTGGAAGGATCTGGTCCTGTTCTACGAATACTTCCATGCTGAAACCGGCCGAGGATGTGGGGCAAG TCACCAAACTGGCTGGACCTCCTTGATAGTGGAATTCTTCTATAAAATCTTGAATGACTGA